TTTAGTATCCGTTCTCATGGAGAAAATCTTGTTAAAAAACAGCGAGTATTGACTGGGGTTCCGCCAGGACACGCAAGATCCGCTTGGCCATTCATTTCTTTTTCAGTCCACATTAGCGTGATCACAAAACCAATCGCCACACTGCCATTCACTGTTCCTGTACCACCAGGAAGTAATCTGGAATTGGCGGTGTTCCATTGCGCATGGTCATACGCCGCGACTTGTGCGGCATTGCAAATATTCGTCAAACAGTCGTTACTTGCGGGGATAGTTGCTGTGAGTGCATTGTAAGCTCCGGCAGTAACCCCAGCTAAATTCGCACGCATACGATCGGCGATGTCTTCGGTTTGCTTACTAGCAATTGAACGGTAGTGCGC
This is a stretch of genomic DNA from Nitrosomonas sp. sh817. It encodes these proteins:
- the pilV gene encoding type IV pilus modification protein PilV yields the protein MNRAYLEKKPRNNSGFSLIEVLITILIVSFGLLGMAALILSGARSNNIAHYRSIASKQTEDIADRMRANLAGVTAGAYNALTATIPASNDCLTNICNAAQVAAYDHAQWNTANSRLLPGGTGTVNGSVAIGFVITLMWTEKEMNGQADLACPGGTPVNTRCFLTRFSP